In Brienomyrus brachyistius isolate T26 chromosome 19, BBRACH_0.4, whole genome shotgun sequence, one DNA window encodes the following:
- the mfsd2b gene encoding major facilitator superfamily domain-containing protein 2B isoform X1, which produces MALASAGKSRSVTAMAKGERAMEINTAGLLKNPDSLLSKVQPQVSPDQRLSVFSKLCFAIGGAPIQIAGSATGFFLQIYLLDVAQISPFQASVVLFVGKVWGAVSDPVIGFFISKSRWTKIGRLMPWMVACTPFVVISYFCLWYVPPFISGRVVWYLGFYCIYQTLITCFHVPYSALTMFLSTEQKERDSATAYRMTMEVLGTLLGAAIQGQIVANAHSLKHCRNQSLGATQLGNGTAAEQVTPIVRSLSPSLDILSYVQKELYMIAAGVIAALFLLCTVVMLLGVKEKDDPYAPSTEKPIPFHKGFCLVMRHGPYLTLTGGFLFITVAIQLVQSNFILFCTYAADLRDHFQNIVLTILLSAAVSIPLWQWFLQRFGKKTAAYCGISSIIPFMILLVLVPNLTVAYVVAVSSGLSVAASLLLPWSMLPDVVDDFRLMNPFSKGHEAIFYSFYVFFTKFAAGISLGVSTLCLEFAGYLPRVCQQHPLVAYTLKLLIGMAPVAFIVMGLVLLLLYPINEKVRVRNKFALAELRKQSLSSRIQTEDLNHVGSHHL; this is translated from the exons GTGAGCCCTGACCAGAGACTGTCAGTGTTTAGCAAGCTGTGTTTTGCCATAGGAGGGGCTCCCATCCAAATAGCTGGGAGTGCCACTGGATTCTTCCTGCAGATCTACCTACTGGACGTTGCCCAG ATCAGCCCCTTCCAGGCCTCCGTGGTGCTGTTCGTTGGGAAGGTTTGGGGTGCTGTTTCTGATCCAGTCATCGGCTTTTTCATCAGCAAGAGCAGATGGACAAAGATTGGAAGACTTATGCCTTG GATGGTGGCTTGTACCCCCTTCGTGGTGATCTCCTACTTCTGCCTCTGGTACGTTCCTCCCTTCATCAGTGGGAGGGTCGTCTGGTACCTTGGCTTCTACTGCATCTACCAGACCCTCATTACG TGCTTCCATGTGCCATACTCAGCCCTCACCATGTTCCTGAGCACCGAGCAGAAGGAGAGGGACTCAGCAACAGCCTACA GGATGACGATGGAGGTGCTGGGTACTCTGCTGGGGGCTGCTATCCAGGGCCAGATCGTGGCCAACGCCCACTCGCTCAAACACTGCCGCAACCAAAGCCTCGGGGCCACTCAGCTGGGAAATGGGACGGCAGCGGAGCAGGTCACTCCGATCGTCAGGAGCCTGTCACCTTCTCTGGACATCCTGTCGTACGTG cagaaGGAGCTGTACATGATCGCCGCCGGCGTGATAGCCGCACTCTTTCTCCTCTGCACCGTGGTCATGTTACTCGGAGTCAAAGAGAAAGACG ATCCGTACGCACCGAGCACGGAGAAGCCCATCCCTTTCCACAAAGGTTTCTGCCTGGTGATGAGACACGGGCCGTACCTCACGCTCACGGGCGGCTTCCTCTTCATAACTGTGGCCATACAG CTGGTCCAGAGCAATTTCATCCTGTTCTGTACGTATGCTGCTGATTTAAGAGATCACTTCCAGAACATCGTGTTAACGATCCTG CTGTCGGCGGCGGTTAGCATCCCTCTTTGGCAGTGGTTTCTCCAGAGGTTCGGGAAGAAGACAGCCGCTTACTGTGGCATCTCC TCCATCATCCCCTTCATGATCTTGCTGGTCCTCGTTCCCAACCTCACCGTGGCGTACGTGGTCGCCGTCTCGTCTGGGCTCAGCGTGGCCGCATCcttgttgttgccatg GTCAATGCTACCAGATGTGGTGGATGACTTCAGGCTGATGAATCCCTTCTCGAAGGGCCACGAGGCCATTTTCTACTCCTTCTATGTTTTCTTCACCAAGTTTGCTGCAGGAATTTCACTCGGAGTCTCTACACTATGTCTCGA GTTTGCAGGATATTTGCCCAGAGTGTGTCAACAGCACCCCCTTGTGGCCTACACACTGAAGTTGCTGATCGGGATGGCACCCGTCGCCTTCATTGTCATGGGGCTGGTGCTTCTCCTCCTCTACCCGATCAACGAGAAAGTGCGGGTTAGGAACAAGTTCGCTCTCGCCGAGCTCAG AAAACAGAGCCTCAGCTCGAGAATTCAGACAGAAGACCTGAATCATGTGGGGAGTCATCACCTGTAA
- the mfsd2b gene encoding major facilitator superfamily domain-containing protein 2B isoform X2 produces the protein MALASAGKSRSVTAMAKGERAMEINTAGLLKNPDSLLSKVQPQVSPDQRLSVFSKLCFAIGGAPIQIAGSATGFFLQIYLLDVAQISPFQASVVLFVGKVWGAVSDPVIGFFISKSRWTKIGRLMPWMVACTPFVVISYFCLWYVPPFISGRVVWYLGFYCIYQTLITCFHVPYSALTMFLSTEQKERDSATAYRMTMEVLGTLLGAAIQGQIVANAHSLKHCRNQSLGATQLGNGTAAEQVTPIVRSLSPSLDILSYVKELYMIAAGVIAALFLLCTVVMLLGVKEKDDPYAPSTEKPIPFHKGFCLVMRHGPYLTLTGGFLFITVAIQLVQSNFILFCTYAADLRDHFQNIVLTILLSAAVSIPLWQWFLQRFGKKTAAYCGISSIIPFMILLVLVPNLTVAYVVAVSSGLSVAASLLLPWSMLPDVVDDFRLMNPFSKGHEAIFYSFYVFFTKFAAGISLGVSTLCLEFAGYLPRVCQQHPLVAYTLKLLIGMAPVAFIVMGLVLLLLYPINEKVRVRNKFALAELRKQSLSSRIQTEDLNHVGSHHL, from the exons GTGAGCCCTGACCAGAGACTGTCAGTGTTTAGCAAGCTGTGTTTTGCCATAGGAGGGGCTCCCATCCAAATAGCTGGGAGTGCCACTGGATTCTTCCTGCAGATCTACCTACTGGACGTTGCCCAG ATCAGCCCCTTCCAGGCCTCCGTGGTGCTGTTCGTTGGGAAGGTTTGGGGTGCTGTTTCTGATCCAGTCATCGGCTTTTTCATCAGCAAGAGCAGATGGACAAAGATTGGAAGACTTATGCCTTG GATGGTGGCTTGTACCCCCTTCGTGGTGATCTCCTACTTCTGCCTCTGGTACGTTCCTCCCTTCATCAGTGGGAGGGTCGTCTGGTACCTTGGCTTCTACTGCATCTACCAGACCCTCATTACG TGCTTCCATGTGCCATACTCAGCCCTCACCATGTTCCTGAGCACCGAGCAGAAGGAGAGGGACTCAGCAACAGCCTACA GGATGACGATGGAGGTGCTGGGTACTCTGCTGGGGGCTGCTATCCAGGGCCAGATCGTGGCCAACGCCCACTCGCTCAAACACTGCCGCAACCAAAGCCTCGGGGCCACTCAGCTGGGAAATGGGACGGCAGCGGAGCAGGTCACTCCGATCGTCAGGAGCCTGTCACCTTCTCTGGACATCCTGTCGTACGTG aaGGAGCTGTACATGATCGCCGCCGGCGTGATAGCCGCACTCTTTCTCCTCTGCACCGTGGTCATGTTACTCGGAGTCAAAGAGAAAGACG ATCCGTACGCACCGAGCACGGAGAAGCCCATCCCTTTCCACAAAGGTTTCTGCCTGGTGATGAGACACGGGCCGTACCTCACGCTCACGGGCGGCTTCCTCTTCATAACTGTGGCCATACAG CTGGTCCAGAGCAATTTCATCCTGTTCTGTACGTATGCTGCTGATTTAAGAGATCACTTCCAGAACATCGTGTTAACGATCCTG CTGTCGGCGGCGGTTAGCATCCCTCTTTGGCAGTGGTTTCTCCAGAGGTTCGGGAAGAAGACAGCCGCTTACTGTGGCATCTCC TCCATCATCCCCTTCATGATCTTGCTGGTCCTCGTTCCCAACCTCACCGTGGCGTACGTGGTCGCCGTCTCGTCTGGGCTCAGCGTGGCCGCATCcttgttgttgccatg GTCAATGCTACCAGATGTGGTGGATGACTTCAGGCTGATGAATCCCTTCTCGAAGGGCCACGAGGCCATTTTCTACTCCTTCTATGTTTTCTTCACCAAGTTTGCTGCAGGAATTTCACTCGGAGTCTCTACACTATGTCTCGA GTTTGCAGGATATTTGCCCAGAGTGTGTCAACAGCACCCCCTTGTGGCCTACACACTGAAGTTGCTGATCGGGATGGCACCCGTCGCCTTCATTGTCATGGGGCTGGTGCTTCTCCTCCTCTACCCGATCAACGAGAAAGTGCGGGTTAGGAACAAGTTCGCTCTCGCCGAGCTCAG AAAACAGAGCCTCAGCTCGAGAATTCAGACAGAAGACCTGAATCATGTGGGGAGTCATCACCTGTAA
- the LOC125714923 gene encoding WD repeat and coiled-coil-containing protein: MDLGKVKLLRTGLNSLHQAIHPVHGIAWTDGRQISLTSFRFADGQLKFGDTNVIGQFEHVQGLYWGALCCSGTPALLAIQHKKHVSVWQLQLSSLEQNKLLCTQTCELSELLHLLPQGCVWHPKMDVLAVLTKRDASVLFSVRVDNRRVKVPIKEGGLIRCACWTKDGIRLVVAIGSALHSYIWNDIEKTLVACSFCPVFDVGGSICAIESAEGQQVVVTTELPLDKICSLNAGMAFDVPHEAESPPTCSPILVLSDDSSSDSRRRSVDSEKLGRISLPSSGPIDLTNLLSRHRNSEPSPLIHLRRRDHLTGSGQDLSHLILVRYERKATTTRKVSIPGILVPDIIAFDRRGCTVAVASNTCNMVLVHCVTASSIPNVQQVQLEKHDRPKGVCFLDDNTLLLMVGRPTSNDSAFLPSSNTDKYNIRLVIRELVNEESGSLASPSQDSSACLPGARSFSESFPKEARAGLKDLVLPSGYAIQSPNSRKKLIEEVKSTDWNPLTSLTDFSDRVTSNMSSLNIENFDMDFAHRLAGQNCRESGRPCSPRFKTLEKLHSDLVPPEKGGPIRERPTEQLKWDVESLSSKFAEVQQCLLEIQDLTQNAKKLVGTYPSALDPPFISVTYQKQLTESLFVDEKRQVLLCDGKLSLHVLQDLFSLTVVEMMNGNSWIVLVADAYGFVPLTFKPKDKLTVRNGKPKSPAELPCSTGGSRSGSPCGSSLDVSGQ; the protein is encoded by the exons ATGGACTTGGGAAAGGTGAAACTCCTGAGAACAGGTCTGAACTCCCTCCATCAAGCCATTCATCCAGTGCATGGAATCGCCTGGACTGATGGCAGGCAGATTAGCCTCACCTCTTTTCGCTTTGCCGACGGGCAGCTCAAGTTTGGCGACACCAATGTCATTGGGCAGTTCGAGCATGTGCAGGGGCTGTACTGGGGGGCGCTCTGCTGCTCGGGGACACCCGCCCTCCTGGCCATCCAGCACAAGAAGCATGTTAGCGTGTGGCAGCTACAGCTCAGCTCGCTGGAGCAGAACAAGCTGCTGTGCACGCAGACCTGTGAGCTGAGTGAACTGCTTCACCTGCTCCCCCAGGGCTGTGTGTGGCACCCAAAGATGGACGTCCTAGCCGTACTCACCAAGCGGGATGCCTCTGTCCTGTTCTCGGTGAGGGTGGACAACAGGAGGGTGAAGGTTCCCATCAAGGAGGGTGGCCTTATCCGCTGTGCCTGCTGGACCAAGGACGGTATACGGCTGGTGGTCGCGATAGGAAGCGCTCTGCACTCCTACATATGGAATGACATCGAGAAGACCCTCGTCGCCTGCTCCTTCTGTCCTGTCTTCGACGTGGGTGGTAGCATCTGTGCCATAGAGTCTGCTGAAGGCCAGCAGGTTGTTGTCACCACCGAGCTCCCGTTGGACAAAATCTGCAGCCTTAACGCCGGTATGGCATTCGATGTCCCGCACGAGGCGGAGTCCCCACCCACCTGCTCTCCCATCCTTGTGCTGAGTGACGACTCCAGTTCTGACTCTCGGAGGAGGTCAGTGGACTCGGAGAAGCTGGGTCGCATCTCCTTGCCATCTTCCGGACCGATTGACTTGACAAACCTTCTCTCAAGGCACAGGAATTCAGAGCCAAGTCCCCTCATTCACTTGAGACGCAGGGACCACTTAACGGGGTCTGGCCAGGACTTGTCCCATTTAATTCTGGTGAGGTACGAGCGAAAGGCGACCACAACCCGGAAAGTGAGTATCCCCGGGATCTTGGTCCCGGATATCATCGCATTTGACAGGCGCGGCTGTACCGTGGCTGTGGCCTCCAACACATGCAACATGGTGTTAGTGCACTGTGTCACTGCTTCTTCCATTCCCAACGTCCAGCAAGTTCAGTTGGAGAAGCACGACAGACCCAAAGGCGTGTGTTTCCTCGACGACAACACACTGTTGCTCATGGTAGGAAGGCCAACGTCCAACGATTCCGCTTTCTTACCATCTTCAAATACGGACAAGTACAACATCCGACTCGTGATTAGAGAGCTTGTCAATGAAGAGAGTGGCAGCTTAGCGAGTCCCAGTCAGGATTCAAGTGCATGCTTGCCTGGGGCCAGAAGTTTCTCTGAGAGCTTTCCTAAGGAGGCACGCGCAGGCTTGAAGGATCTTGTGTTGCCTTCTGGGTATGCGATCCAGTCACCCAACAGCCGAAAAAAGCTGATCGAGGAGGTGAAAAGCACTGACTGGAACCCGCTGACGAGTCTGACTGACTTTTCGGACCGAGTGACCTCCAACATGTCGTCCCTCAACATAGAGAACTTTGACATGGATTTTGCCCACCGGCTGGCCGGCCAGAACTGCAGGGAGTCTGGGCGGCCTTGCTCACCCAGGTTCAAAACCCTGGAGAAGCTGCACTCTGATCTCGTTCCACCCGAAAAGGGTGGCCCAATCAGGGAGAGGCCAACCGAGCAGCTTAAGTGGGACGTAGAGAGCTTATCTTCCAAGTTTGCCGAAGTGCAGCAGTGCTTGTTGGAAATTCAGGATCTTACCCAGAATGCGAAGAAGCTAGTGGGAACCTATCCTTCTGCACTCGATCCCCCGTTCATCAGCGTCACCTATCAG AAGCAGCTTACGGAGAGCCTCTTTGTTGACGAGAAGAGGCAGGTGCTGCTCTGTGATGGAAAGCTCAGCCTGCACGTCCTCCAGGACCTGTTCAGCTTGACCGTGGTGGAGATGATGAACG GTAATTCATGGATCGTGCTTGTGGCAGATGCTTATGGGTTTGTGCCTCTCACCTTCAAGCCCAAAGACAAACTCACTGTGCGCAACGGAAAGCCTAAATCACCGGCTGAGCTGCCCTGCAGCACCGGCGGGTCCCGATCTGGGAGTCCATGTGGTTCATCGCTGGATGTTTCAGGACAGTAA